A window of Apium graveolens cultivar Ventura chromosome 8, ASM990537v1, whole genome shotgun sequence contains these coding sequences:
- the LOC141679357 gene encoding uncharacterized protein LOC141679357, whose protein sequence is MASEFNLVGYVPPTYNTLRTTLLQKERIHVERLMDPIKTTWKEKGVTIVSDGWSDTQRRPLINFMAVTELGPMFIKAVNCEGNVKDKFFMTDLIKEVIMQVGPQNMVQVITDNALVCKAAGMLVEAQFPHIFWTPCVVHTLNLALKNICDPSHIESNKDAFIECHWITEVGDRALMIKNFILNHNMVATMFNNIAPLRLLGVAETRFASVIIMLKRIKLLKRSLERLVLSEEWSTFREYDQAKASLIRTAILDELWWDKIDYILEFTSPMYDMLRFADTDKPSLHLIYDMWDDMIEKVKSIIYRHERKELYEESSFYDVVYAILIDRWTKSSSPLHCLAHSLNPRYYSEAWLNGALGRQPPHQDVELSVERNKCIRRYFPDGEARKAVNAELARFSGQMDIFGSADSIEDRGTEDPKMWWLIHGASAPNLQKIALKLLGQPCSSSCCERNWSTYSFIHSVKRNKILPSRAEDLVYVHTNLRLLSRKSELYRKGETKLWDIGGDRFDPFDGAEELEIASLSLDEPEMEAMIIEDE, encoded by the exons ATGGCTTCCGAATTCAACCTTGTTGGCTATGTTCCTCCCACGTATAATACATTGCGTACTACTTTGTTGCAAAAGGAGAGGATACATGTTGAAAGATTGATGGATCCCATCAAGACAACATGGAAGGAAAAAGGTGTGACTATTGTTTCCGATGGATGGAGTGACACTCAAAGAAGGCCTTTGATAAATTTTATGGCGGTCACTGAGCTTGGTCCTATGTTCATTAAGGCAGTCAATTGTGAAGGCAATGTCAAAGATAAGTTTTTCATGACAGACTTAATCAAGGAAGTGATCATGCAAGTTGGACCTCAAAATATGGTTCAAGTCATCACTGATAATGCTCTTGTTTGCAAGGCAGCAG GCATGCTTGTTGAGGCTCAATTTCCTCACATCTTCTGGACTCCATGTGTAGTGCACACTCTTAATTTGGCACTGAAGAATATTTGTGATCCTAGCCATATTGAGTCTAACAAGGATGCTTTCATCGAGTGCCACTGGATTACAGAAGTGGGTGATAGAGCATTAATGATTAAGAATTTCATTCTTAATCACAACATGGTGGCAACAATGTTCAACAATATTGCACCTCTGAGGCTTCTTGGAGTTGCTGAAACAAGATTTGCATCAGTGATCATCATGCTCAAAAGGATAAAACTTTTGAAACGTTCTCTAGAAAGATTGGTGCTTAGTGAAGAGTGGAGCACTTTCCGTGAGTATGATCAAGCCAAAGCCTCCCTCATAAGGACTGCAATTCTTGATGAACTGTGGTGGGATAAGATTGATTACATTCTTGAGTTTACATCTCCTATGTATGATATGCTTCGTTTTGCAGACACGGACAAGCCTTCACTTCACCTGATATATGATATGTGGGATGACATGATTGAGAAAGTGAAGAGTATCATATATAGACATGAAAGGAAAGAACTCTATGAGGAGTCTTCATTTTATGATGTAGTTTATGCCATTCTCATTGATAGATGGACTAAGAGTTCTTCACCACTTCATTGCTTAGCTCATTCACTCAACCCAAG GTATTATAGTGAGGCATGGCTTAATGGAGCTCTAGGTCGCCAACCTCCTCATCAAGATGTTGAGCTGTCAGTGGAACGAAACAAATGCATTAGAAGATATTTTCCAGATGGGGAGGCAAGAAAGGCTGTGAATGCGGAGCTTGCAAGATTTTCAGGACAAATGGATATCTTTGGTAGTGCTGATTCTATAGAGGATAGAGGCACCGAGGATCCTAAGATGTGGTGGCTCATTCATGGAGCTTCGGCTCCAAATCTTCAAAAAATAGCTTTGAAGCTATTAGGACAACCATGTTCTTCTTCTTGTTGTGAAAGAAATTGGAGCACTTATTCTTTTATCCACTCGGTTAAAAGGAATAAGATTCTACCATCCCGGGCGGAAGACTTGGTTTATGTCCACACCAATCTCCGACTTCTTTCTAGAAAAAGTGAACTATATAGGAAAGGAGAGACAAAGTTGTGGGATATTGGAGGTGATCGATTTGATCCATTTGATGGTGCCGAAGAGCTTGAGATAGCTAGTCTTTCTCTTGATGAGCCGGAGATGgaggccatgatcattgaagaTGAATGA